GTTACGGACCCGGTGGGTTGCTGATCGGTCCCAGTCAGTCGGAGAGATTGCTGCCGCTCTCAACCTTGACCTGAGCGGTATCGGCATCTCCGCGAACCTGCAGGTTGGATCCCGAGCGAAGCGAGCCGGTCACTGACGTAGCGGCAAAGATTTCCGCGTTAGAGCCCTGATCGAGGTCAACGGCGACTTTTTCAGCTCGCAGCGCGGCAGCGCTCAAGTTGGAGCCCTGGGCCAGTTTCACCGTGTAGGAGTTGATGTTTCCTGATGCTGTTATGGTCGATCCCTGATCAACGACTAGCGATTTCAGTTGTGGGATAGCCACCGTGACCGTGGGGCCCTCACCAACACCCACGTCTTCCTGCGAGATGCGCAGCACTTGGTCGGTGACCTTGGTGATCACCGTGCCGGTGAAGGTGTCCGGAGTCTTCACTCTGACGGATTGTTGCGTTCCCGACGCCACCGTCAGTTTCACGGCCATCCCGGTCGAGACTTCCACGCTATTGAATTGCTCAAGTTGCCTATTGTCGGAGCCAGTCTCGTTACCCGAATCAGTAGTCCCGCTAGTTGGCTGGCCGGATGTTTCCTGCTCGGAGTCAGTAGTGGTGTCAGAGCTGGAGCAGCCAGTGACTAGGGCCGCAGCCAGGGTCAATCCGATCATCGATCTAACGAGCAGGGTCACTTGGCGTCTCCCAGGAAAAGTCCGCGGATTCGTTCGGACCGCCAGTCTAGGAGACTGCCGGGCCGCAGGTGTGGCTGAGCAGGAGATCGGTCCGGTTCAGCGTATTGAGGTGAGCAGTCGGGTCATCGCCCGACTGGAGTGAATTTGAAAAAACTTGGAACCAGCACCCGAAGGATCCCGTCGCCTCTAGGAAGGCTCATTCTATGAGCGGTTGCGCCGACCCAAGGAGACCTGAGTGATGAAGAAGTTTGCAATCATGGCCACCACGACTGGACTCTGCGCTGGCTTAGTCGTAGCTGCGCCATCGCCAGCCTCCGCCCATGGCACATTGGACCTTCCGGCATCTCGCTTGCAGATGTGCCGATTTGTGGTGCCCAACCATCCAGTGTGTCAAGACGCGTGGAAAGCCAACGCACAATCGATCTGGGACTGGAATGGACTGCTCATTTCTGATGCGAATGGACGCCACCGACAGCTGATCCCGGATGGCGAACTATGTAGTGCCAATCGAGACGAGTACACCTTCTTCGATCGACCGGGCGATGATTGGCCGGCCACAAACCTAACCCCAGATAGCGACGGTAAATACACGCTGCGTTGGAACTCAACGGCGCCTCATAGCACCGCCTACTACCGGGTCTACGTCACTAAGCAGGGGTACAACCCGAACCAGCGACTGGCCTGGGGAGATTTGGATCTGGTCCATGACACCGGCGCACGCCCGCGTGAGTACACCACCACCATGCGGTTCAACCTCCCGGAGCGATCAGGTCGGCACATGATCTATGTGGCGTGGCAACGCAGCGACTCGTCGGAGGCGTTCTATTCCTGCTCGGATGTGCAGTTGAGTTCAGCTGGTTCACCGGAGCAGCCAGGGCCGGGATCACCAGAAAGTCCAGAGTCGCCCTACAACCCGGGCTCACCCGCCACTCCCGGAGCGCCGTACCAACCTGGTCAGCCGTACGCTCCTGGGGCACCGTACGTGCCGGGAGACTCCACCGGGGCGCCCTCGACTTCGCCGCCGCCGGCAGGTTCGGTGATCTATGCGCCAGGTCTACCCAAGGTCAAGGTGCGCAAGCGCCTGCGGGTGCGCATCAAATGGCAAGCGGCCGAGGGTGTGGATAAGTACCGCGTTCAGGTCAGTCGGGATGGTCGATCGAAGTGGCGCCCGGTAGCCAAGACCGACAAGAACCGGTGGGTCGGCAAGGTGAAGAAGGTTAAGCAGCCACGCCACCGCTACTTCCGGGTAGTGGCGATTAATCCCGCCGGAGAAAATCCCAGCAGTCCCGTCGTACGAGCGCGAGTCAAGGTGCGGCGCTAGTGGTGTGCGCCGGTCGGTGCCGGAGCCGGAGGTCACGCGACTGCAGTTGTAAGGAAATCGCATGGAACGCGACTGACGATGGCTCGGCATCAATCGAGGTAGCGGCTGGATTCGAGTTCGTGATTAATCCCACAGGGTTCACCCGATCGGATGTCTATTGATCACGGCGAGGCCCCGAAGTTCTTTTCAGGTGTTGGTAGTTGGGTCATCCCAAGTGATCCGCAAAGAGATGGAGAAATAGTGAAAACCTTGACGGCAACCTTTGCCGCCACTGCCCTGTCCCTCGGTCTGGTGAGTGCTGTCGCACCAACAGTCGCGCTGGCTCACGGCAGTATGGACAATCCGGCCTCCCGGGTCTACATGTGCAAGTTCGTGGCACCGGACGATCCAAAATGTCAGGAGGCTAACGAAGCCAACCCGCAGTCGTTGTACGACTGGATGGAGGTCAACATCGGTGATGCCAACGGGCGGCATCGCGAGTTGATCCCCGACGGGAAACTCTGTAGCGCAAATCGAGACAAGTACGCCGTTTTCGATGATCCGGGAACCGACTGGCGAGCCACTCCGCTGCAACCGGACGCCGATGGCAAATACACGATGACGTGGACATCAACTGCGCCACATGCCACTAAGTACTACCAAGTATTCCTTTCCAAGCAGGGCTACGACCCGCAGCAACCGCTGGCCTGGGACGACCTGGAATTGGTGCACGACAGTGGTGCATTGCCTGCCGAAAAACAGACCACCCTCCGCATGGAGTTACCACAACGCGAGGGTCGTCAGATGATCTACACCATTTGGCAGCGGAGCGATTCCCCGGAGGCGTTCTATTCCTGTTCGGATGTGGTGATGGGCGATGAGGCAGCCTCCGTCCCGGAGCCAACTCCCGTTGCGACTCCGACCGAGAGTCATGACCCCTCGCATTCACACGAGCCGATGCCGTCGATGAGCACGATGCCTCACTTCGGTGATGTGTCAACTGAGCTCGCCGTCGCTTCAGATTGGGGCAGCGGCTACTGTGCCGATGTCACGGTCAGTTCCGATGCCACAGAGCCAATCGACTGGCAGGTGCCAGTCACAACCGGTGGGCCAGTGTCATCTATCTGGAACGGCCAGGGAGATGTTGTCGATGGCGTTCTGCAGGCGAGTGGGGCATCGTGGAACGAAACTGTCGTCGCTGGATCGCCAACGTCGTTCGGGTTCTGCGCGAATCGGGTCAACTCTGGTTCCGATACTCCGTCGCTGCCCGTAAACGAGGAGCCGTCACAGGAGCCGAGCCAGGAGCCGTCGCAGGAGCCGAGCCAGGAGCCGAGCCAGGAGCCGAGCCAGGAGCCGAGCCAGGAGCCGTCGCAGGAGCCGAGCCAGGAGCCGTCGCAGGAGCCAAGCCAGGAGCCGAGCCAGGAGCCGTCGCAGGAGCCGTCGCAGGAGCCGACGCAGGAACCCACTGAGGAGCCAAGCCAGGAGCCGACGCAGGAACCGAGTCAAGAGCCCCAAACTGATGCCGAGGTCGCGGTGAAGATCACCAGTGATTGGCAGGCCGGATTCTGTGTTGATGCAAAGGTAACCACTGAGTCAGCGGATCCGGTGTCCTGGCAGGTCGCCTTCCAGTCCGGTGGGCAGATCACTTCGTCGTGGAGTGCGGAACTGGATAGCACGTCCGGTGAAGTCACTGCCCGTGGTCTCTCCTGGAACGACACGGTGAGGTCTGGTTCG
This is a stretch of genomic DNA from Actinomycetes bacterium. It encodes these proteins:
- a CDS encoding DUF2807 domain-containing protein codes for the protein MTLLVRSMIGLTLAAALVTGCSSSDTTTDSEQETSGQPTSGTTDSGNETGSDNRQLEQFNSVEVSTGMAVKLTVASGTQQSVRVKTPDTFTGTVITKVTDQVLRISQEDVGVGEGPTVTVAIPQLKSLVVDQGSTITASGNINSYTVKLAQGSNLSAAALRAEKVAVDLDQGSNAEIFAATSVTGSLRSGSNLQVRGDADTAQVKVESGSNLSD
- a CDS encoding lytic polysaccharide monooxygenase, giving the protein MMKKFAIMATTTGLCAGLVVAAPSPASAHGTLDLPASRLQMCRFVVPNHPVCQDAWKANAQSIWDWNGLLISDANGRHRQLIPDGELCSANRDEYTFFDRPGDDWPATNLTPDSDGKYTLRWNSTAPHSTAYYRVYVTKQGYNPNQRLAWGDLDLVHDTGARPREYTTTMRFNLPERSGRHMIYVAWQRSDSSEAFYSCSDVQLSSAGSPEQPGPGSPESPESPYNPGSPATPGAPYQPGQPYAPGAPYVPGDSTGAPSTSPPPAGSVIYAPGLPKVKVRKRLRVRIKWQAAEGVDKYRVQVSRDGRSKWRPVAKTDKNRWVGKVKKVKQPRHRYFRVVAINPAGENPSSPVVRARVKVRR
- a CDS encoding lytic polysaccharide monooxygenase — encoded protein: MKTLTATFAATALSLGLVSAVAPTVALAHGSMDNPASRVYMCKFVAPDDPKCQEANEANPQSLYDWMEVNIGDANGRHRELIPDGKLCSANRDKYAVFDDPGTDWRATPLQPDADGKYTMTWTSTAPHATKYYQVFLSKQGYDPQQPLAWDDLELVHDSGALPAEKQTTLRMELPQREGRQMIYTIWQRSDSPEAFYSCSDVVMGDEAASVPEPTPVATPTESHDPSHSHEPMPSMSTMPHFGDVSTELAVASDWGSGYCADVTVSSDATEPIDWQVPVTTGGPVSSIWNGQGDVVDGVLQASGASWNETVVAGSPTSFGFCANRVNSGSDTPSLPVNEEPSQEPSQEPSQEPSQEPSQEPSQEPSQEPSQEPSQEPSQEPSQEPSQEPSQEPSQEPTQEPTEEPSQEPTQEPSQEPQTDAEVAVKITSDWQAGFCVDAKVTTESADPVSWQVAFQSGGQITSSWSAELDSTSGEVTARGLSWNDTVRSGSPTTFGYCATRTELPPTQEPSQEPSQEPSQEPSQEPSQEPSQEP